A region of Toxorhynchites rutilus septentrionalis strain SRP chromosome 1, ASM2978413v1, whole genome shotgun sequence DNA encodes the following proteins:
- the LOC129780202 gene encoding uncharacterized protein LOC129780202, with amino-acid sequence MDGIADMTTTSCGACGLVSEVNERMVCCDNCDVWYHYRCVGVTAAVESQEKWYCPEEDCQNQKKLDEETSKTGTKKKTAEDISDKSSLRSDGKSGSSLERELRALEKERKKKELEMSNEWVLWEKRMEMNRILQEQRIKMENELRAKELQQEEQLLQKALLEKQTHLDRMKKLRESYHDKMNQIEQDLSKLKSSGLQTASSGEGTSKNVKTPNTGIPLENAHVHNQKESDNRNKHKPEDERDESEEASSEDESDGSSDGSNDDTISSESGHEEVKEEKQSKKKRKNPEQRQAPSKVQLAARSGISKKLPVFTGKPEEWPLFIGTYQASTDACGFNDVENLVRLQESLKGPALESVRGQLLFPKSVPRVISKLRQLYGRPEQLLQCHLEKVRRLEAPKPDKLATYVPFGNTVEQLCEHLEAAKLKQHLTNPLLIQDLVDKLPAHDKREWVRFKNQQKRVNLRTFTDFVSTIVAEACEANVKMDFQQPAAHEYAGKGKIKEKGVHVYNHSAVERSSVGADEIYPKPCRVCKRTDHRLRFCQDFRALALADRLKLVEQGKLCVICLNDHGNAPCKFKIRCNIDDCRERHNPLLHPVTVAINAHFRCTSTILFRMLPVTLHCGKRSVNTLAFLDEGASVTLIEKSLAEVMGTEGPKEKLTIKWTADITRVEKESRRVNLLISGSGSSEKYQLSSVRTVDELLLPKQTIDATGISRRMKHLRGLPIASYENQRPGLLIGLNNLHVIAPMEAKIGELGDMIAVRSKLGWAVYGPNQMQPSDSEVYLGHHDAVSNQDLHDLLKVQYALEDSVIVKLPESDEDRRARLILEKTTRRVGNRFETGLLWDKEDAELPNSYPMAVRRMKCLEQRLLKQPALFENVCSQIEQYQQKGYAHPATAEELAETEPGKVWYLPLNVVVNPRKPGKVRLVWDAAASVNGTSLNSLLLTGPDLLVSILTVFCKFRERPIAFGGDIREMYHQMLIRRADKRVQRFIFRHDPRDEPCIYVMDVATFGAKCSPCSAQFVKNMNAMEFVVENPEAVAAIVEKHYVDDYFDSVDTIEEAIQRAKQVRLIHAKGGFEIRNWVSNSEKVLSSLGESKEVQTIHFNQDKETGNERVLGIIWNTVQDVFSFSTEHREDLQEYLRGSKKPTKRIVLSCVMGFFDPLGLLSCFTVHGKILVQDLWRNGCEWDQEIDDECLVKWQQWIELLPLVEQIRIPRSYFGRTRSSEIDKLELHIFTDASIHAYGCVAYFRASIGDEVKCSLAMSRSKVAPLKMQSIPRLELMGAVLGARMWQTIKAHHSLPINRCFLWTDSQTVMSWLRSDQRKYKQFVAFRVGEILETTGSSDWRWIPSRLNLADALTKWGQGPPLSSDGEWFKGARFLYEPEESWPNERLPVTNIEEEMKMHFLHHETKEFPEPIINVEVTWRWIKLLRIIACVIRFITNIRRKVKGLPIRTLMSNKHQQRKLHVNLNTVQQPLQQDEFMKAEVILWKQAQLEVFPNEVVILLGNETIKGDQKPAQIGKRSPLYKLTPILDEFGVIRMNGRMAKSKEIPFDMKFPIILPKGHAVTKRLIQYYHEKFGHANRETVLNELRQKFHIPKMRMEIQRVMKDCIWCKVNRCYAEVPMMAPLPIQRITQPTRPFSAVGVDYLGPVEVTVGRRREKRWIALFTCLAVRAVHLDVVHTLTTQACLMAIRRFICKRGVPDEIFSDNGTNFKGASKELILWMKRVNYECADSVVNSSIKWNFNPPGTPHMGGIWERMVRSVKEAMKALDDGRRLTDEILLTTLAEAEDMVNSRPLTYVSQESASETITPNHFLRGTTKSVDRHVDGSVDFAEALRDTYKRSQYLADQMWQRWYKEYLPTINKRTKWFSERRSLKKGDLVFVVDGQHRKSWIRGIVEETIIGSDGRVRQADVRTSNGLFRRGVANLAVLEIGGKSGQR; translated from the coding sequence ATGGATGGAATTGCGGATATGACAACGACTTCCTGCGGAGCCTGCGGATTGGTGTCCGAGGTGAATGAGCGCATGGTATGCTGTGACAATTGCGATGTTTGGTACCATTACCGTTGCGTAGGTGTCACAGCAGCAGTCGAAAGTCAGGAGAAATGGTATTGCCCTGAGGAAGATTGTCAGAACCAGAAAAAACTGGACGAAGAGACTTCTAAGACGGGTACCAAGAAGAAGACAGCCGAGGATATATCGGATAAATCTAGTTTGAGATCGGACGGAAAGTCCGGTTCGTCATTGGAGCGGGAGCTAAGAGCTCTAGAAAAGGAGCGAAAAAAGAAAGAATTGGAGATGAGTAACGAATGGGTTCTGTGGGAAAAGCGGATGGAAATGAACCGAATCCTACAAGAGCAGCGGATTAAGATGGAAAATGAGCTCCGGGCCAAAGAACTACAGCAGGAAGAACAGTTGTTGCAGAAAGCGTTGCTCGAAAAGCAAACACATTTAGACCGAATGAAGAAATTGAGAGAGTCGTATCATGACAAAATGAATCAAATCGAGCAGGATCTATCGAAATTGAAATCTAGTGGTTTACAAACCGCATCATCGGGAGAAGGAACCTCGAAGAATGTAAAGACACCGAATACTGGAATTCCGCTGGAAAATGCGCATGTACACAATCAAAAGGAATCAGATAACCGCAATAAGCATAAGCCAGAGGATGAACGAGATGAATCCGAGGAAGCAAGTAGCGAAGACGAGAGCGATGGCAGTTCAGACGGATCCAATGATGATACTATTTCGAGTGAATCTGGTCATGAAGAAGTAAAGGAAGAGAAACAATcaaaaaagaaacgaaaaaacccCGAGCAGAGGCAGGCTCCGTCTAAAGTACAACTAGCTGCCCGGAGTGGGATTAGTAAGAAACTTCCAGTCTTTACCGGGAAGCCGGAAGAATGGCCATTATTCATTGGAACTTATCAAGCTTCCACAGATGCTTGTGGATTCAATGACGTTGAAAACCTTGTTCGACTACAGGAGAGCTTGAAGGGTCCAGCATTAGAAAGCGTTCGAGGACAGTTGCTTTTCCCAAAATCCGTACCGAGAGTCATCAGCAAACTTCGTCAGCTGTATGGACGTCCGGAACAACTGCTGCAATGTCATCTCGAAAAGGTGCGGCGACTGGAAGCTCCGAAGCCAGATAAATTGGCAACATATGTTCCTTTTGGGAATACTGTAGAGCAGCTATGTGAACATTTGGAAGCGGCTAAATTGAAGCAACATCTCACAAATCCTCTTTTAATCCAGGATTTGGTCGACAAGCTTCCTGCTCATGACAAGCGTGAGTGGGTTCGGTTCAAGAACCAGCAAAAGAGAGTTAATCTCCGTACTTTTACCGACTTTGTGTCAACAATCGTTGCAGAAGCTTGCGAGGCCAATGTAAAGATGGATTTCCAGCAGCCAGCAGCGCATGAGTATGCGGGAAAGGGCAAAATAAAGGAAAAAGGCGTTCATGTATACAACCACAGTGCTGTGGAAAGGTCTTCCGTCGGAGCCGATGAGATTTATCCGAAACCGTGCAGAGTGTGCAAGCGTACTGATCATCGTCTTCGATTCTGTCAGGACTTTAGAGCACTGGCTTTGGCGGACCGCCTGAAACTGGTAGAACAAGGGAAACTATGCGTCATATGCCTTAATGATCACGGTAACGCTCCGTGCAAATTCAAAATACGATGCAACATCGATGACTGTCGAGAACGACACAACCCTCTTCTCCATCCCGTCACAGTAGCAATCAATGCACACTTCCGATGTACCAGCACAATCCTATTCCGCATGCTGCCAGTTACGTTACACTGTGGAAAGCGATCTGTAAACACATTGGCTTTCTTGGACGAGGGTGCGTCTGTAACTCTAATTGAAAAGTCATTAGCCGAAGTAATGGGGACCGAAGGACCCAAGGAGAAGCTGACCATCAAATGGACGGCCGATATAACGCGTGTAGAGAAGGAATCACGCAGGGTAAACTTACTGATTTCTGGAAGTGGAAGTTCAGAGAAGTATCAGCTCAGTTCGGTCAGGACGGTAGATGAGCTGCTTCTGCCGAAACAAACTATAGACGCAACAGGAATCAGCCGCCGGATGAAGCATCTTCGTGGACTACCAATAGCGTCCTACGAAAATCAACGCCCTGGTTTGCTAATAGGCTTGAATAACTTGCATGTGATTGCACCGATGGAAGCAAAAATCGGTGAGCTGGGCGATATGATAGCGGTACGTTCCAAGCTGGGATGGGCAGTTTACGGGCCAAATCAGATGCAGCCGTCGGATTCGGAAGTGTATCTTGGGCACCACGACGCAGTCAGCAATCAAGATCTTCACGATTTACTAAAAGTTCAGTATGCGTTAGAGGACTCTGTGATTGTAAAGCTGCCGGAATCGGATGAGGATAGAAGAGCGCGCCTAATTCTGGAAAAGACCACTAGAAGAGTAGGAAATCGTTTCGAAACAGGACTGTTGTGGGACAAAGAAGATGCAGAGCTTCCGAACAGTTATCCGATGGCCGTGAGGAGAATGAAGTGTCTGGAACAACGTCTACTGAAACAACCAGCGCTATTCGAGAACGTATGTAGTCAGATCGAGCAGTACCAGCAGAAAGGATACGCGCATCCAGCAACCGCTGAAGAATTGGCCGAAACCGAACCGGGGAAAGTTTGGTATCTGCCCCTTAACGTCGTGGTCAACCCTAGAAAGCCGGGCAAAGTACGGCTCGTCTGGGATGCGGCAGCAAGTGTGAATGGTACATCCCTCAACTCCTTGCTTCTCACGGGACCCGATCTACTGGTGTCAATTTTGACGGTATTTTGTAAATTTCGTGAAAGGCCAATTGCTTTCGGTGGTGACATTCGCGAAATGTACCATCAGATGCTGATTCGACGCGCTGACAAAAGAGTACAGCGGTTTATTTTTCGACATGATCCTAGGGACGAACCCTGTATTTATGTTATGGACGTGGCTACCTTTGGGGCAAAATGCTCTCCATGCTCAGCCCAGTTCGTGAAGAACATGAACGCAATGGAGTTTGTAGTGGAAAATCCTGAAGCCGTAGCAGCAATCGTCGAGAAACATTACGTTGACGACTACTTCGACAGCGTGGATACCATCGAAGAGGCGATACAGCGTGCGAAGCAGGTGAGACTTATCCATGCAAAGGGGGGTTTCGAAATACGCAATTGGGTATCCAATTCGGAAAAAGTTCTCAGTTCTCTCGGGGAATCAAAAGAAGTTCAAACTATTCACTTCAACCAAGACAAAGAGACTGGAAATGAGCGAGTTCTTGGTATAATTTGGAATACAGTTCAAGACGTGTTCTCTTTTTCGACCGAACATCGCGAAGATTTGCAAGAGTATTTGCGGGGCAGCAAGAAACCGACGAAGCGTATCGTGTTGAGTTGCGTTATGGGATTTTTCGACCCACTGGGATTATTATCATGTTTTACCGTGCATGGAAAAATCCTGGTACAGGACTTGTGGCGAAATGGCTGCGAATgggatcaagaaattgatgatGAATGTTTGGTCAAATGGCAGCAATGGATCGAGTTACTGCCATTAGTGGAACAGATTCGAATTCCACGATCATATTTTGGTCGAACTAGATCATCAGAAATCGACAAACTCGAGCTACATATTTTCACCGACGCCAGTATTCACGCGTATGGGTGTGTAGCGTATTTTCGTGCATCTATCGGCGATGAAGTGAAATGTTCATTGGCGATGTCTAGATCGAAAGTGGCTCCTCTGAAGATGCAATCTATTCCTCGGCTAGAACTCATGGGAGCTGTCCTCGGGGCGAGAATGTGGCAAACTATTAAAGCCCACCATTCACTGCCAATCAATCGTTGTTTTCTTTGGACTGATTCGCAAACAGTCATGAGTTGGCTGCGGTCTGATCAgcgaaaatataaacaattcgtTGCATTCAGAGTCGGGGAGATTTTGGAGACGACCGGATCATCCGACTGGCGTTGGATTCCATCCCGGTTGAACCTCGCTGATGCGCTGACGAAATGGGGACAAGGTCCACCGTTGAGTTCAGACGGAGAATGGTTCAAGGGTGCAAGATTTCTGTATGAACCTGAAGAGTCGTGGCCAAACGAGCGACTACCAGTAACTAATATTgaggaagaaatgaaaatgCACTTTCTTCACCATGAAACAAAGGAGTTTCCAGAACCCATTATCAACGTGGAAGTTACGTGGCGCTGGATTAAGTTATTGCGAATCATAGCTTGCGTAATCAGATTTATCACTAATATTCGTCGGAAGGTAAAGGGACTTCCGATACGTACGCTAATGTCAAACAAGCATCAGCAACGCAAACTACATGTGAACCTCAACACAGTACAACAACCATTGCAACAGGACGAGTTTATGAAAGCGGAAGTAATTTTGTGGAAACAGGCGCAATTAGAGGTATTTCCAAATGAAGTAGTGATACTGCTGGGAAATGAAACAATAAAAGGGGACCAGAAGCCAGCGCAGATCGGGAAGAGAAGTCCATTGTATAAACTCACTCCGATATTAGACGAGTTCGGTGTGATTAGAATGAACGGTCGGATGGCTAAATCCAAGGAAATTCCATTTGACATGAAGTTTCCGATTATTCTTCCAAAGGGACACGCAGTGACGAAACGATTAATCCAATATTACCACGAAAAGTTTGGACATGCGAATCGGGAAACGGTGTTGAATGAGCTTCGTCAAAAATTCCATATTCCGAAGATGCGAATGGAAATTCAACGAGTTATGAAAGATTGTATCTGGTGTAAAGTAAATCGGTGTTATGCTGAGGTTCCTATGATGGCACCACTTCCGATTCAACGAATTACCCAACCTACAAGACCGTTTAGTGCAGTGGGTGTAGACTATCTGGGACCTGTTGAAGTTACGGTTGGTCGCAGAAGAGAAAAACGGTGGATTGCATTGTTCACGTGCCTTGCCGTACGAGCAGTGCACCTGGACGTGGTACACACACTTACGACACAAGCTTGTTTAATGGCAATTCGAAGATTCATTTGCAAACGAGGTGTTCCCGATGAAATCTTCTCCGATAATGGGACAAATTTTAAAGGAGCcagcaaagagttgattttatggATGAAGAGGGTGAATTACGAATGTGCAGATTCGGTAGTTAATAGTTCAATAAAATGGAATTTCAATCCTCCTGGTACACCGCATATGGGAGGTATCTGGGAGAGAATGGTTCGATCAGTGAAGGAGGCGATGAAGGCACTCGACGATGGTAGACGGTTAACGGACGAAATTTTGTTGACCACTCTTGCAGAAGCAGAAGATATGGTGAATAGTCGACCACTTACATATGTATCTCAGGAATCAGCTTCTGAAACGATTACTCCGAATCATTTCCTTAGAGGGACGACCAAATCAGTGGATCGTCATGTAGACGGATCGGTGGACTTCGCAGAAGCATTGCGCGATACGTACAAACGTTCGCAGTATTTGGCGGACCAGATGTGGCAACGCTGGTACAAGGAGTATCTACCTACAATCAATAAACGCACCAAATGGTTCTCTGAAAGAAGATCGTTAAAGAAAGGAGATCTGGTGTTTGTGGTAGATGGTCAGCACCGAAAAAGCTGGATCAGAGGAATAGTCGAGGAAACAATCATAGGGTCTGATGGTAGAGTTCGACAGGCAGATGTGCGAACAAGTAATGGTTTATTCCGGCGCGGAGTAGCCAACCTTGCAGTGCTAGAAATTGGTGGTAAATCCGGACAACGATGA